One bacterium genomic window carries:
- a CDS encoding UvrD-helicase domain-containing protein, protein MTSAVDIESLLNPAQLDAVRHPGGPLLVLAGAGSGKTRVLTYRIGGLIHDRGVAPSQILAVTFTNKAAGEMRERLMRVLGPGAARALWIGTFHSIASRILRISGAPLRLDPRFVIYDTDDQRSLMREILRSFDVDDRQFPPSAVLAEISRAKNELVDHVAYATRAETRREEVIGTLYAAYERRLDECHALDFDDLLVRAVQLFRDHPQVLAEYQARFVHVLVDEYQDTNHTQYVLVNLLARRHRNLSVVGDDDQAIYRWRGADVRNILEFERDYPEAKVVTLEQNYRSTQRILRVASAVIRHNPHRHAKTLWTDNAEGDAVTLFEAWDGYEEARYVGEQIKGHTAAGGRAGEIAVLYRTHAQSRQFEEMFLRLGVPYRIVGGLRFYERAEVKDMLAYLRAAYNPADEASLRRVLNVPRRGVGDTTVRRLEAWAREEGVSFWDALRRAGEAGVAAAARRAVEEFVGVVGQIAAFAADHPASEALGRALDLTGYRRALEAEGTDEAYARLENLDELAAVAQEVEEMTGDASLEALLQHLALITDADTIDARADRVTLMTLHSAKGLEFPVVVLAGLEEGLFPHARSLEDPKGMEEERRLCYVGMTRAQSRLLLTYARQRTVYGTSRPSLPSRFLAEIPEDAIDRGTSPRTATNEWPDEDRPIPEVALGDVVRHKTFGTGRVLEVDGDGPRAIITVRFDAVGTKRLALGYAPLERVSPAP, encoded by the coding sequence ATGACATCCGCCGTCGACATCGAATCCCTGCTCAACCCGGCCCAACTCGACGCCGTACGCCACCCCGGCGGTCCGCTGCTGGTGCTGGCCGGCGCCGGCTCCGGCAAGACGCGCGTCCTGACGTATCGGATCGGGGGGTTGATCCACGACCGCGGGGTCGCCCCGTCGCAGATCCTCGCGGTGACGTTTACCAACAAGGCCGCCGGCGAGATGCGGGAACGCCTGATGCGCGTCCTCGGCCCGGGGGCGGCCCGGGCGCTGTGGATCGGCACGTTCCACTCGATCGCAAGCCGCATCCTGAGAATCTCCGGCGCTCCGCTCCGTCTCGACCCGCGATTCGTGATCTACGACACCGATGATCAGCGGTCGCTGATGCGCGAGATCCTCCGCTCGTTCGACGTGGACGACCGTCAGTTCCCGCCGTCCGCGGTGCTCGCCGAGATCAGCCGGGCGAAGAACGAGCTCGTGGACCACGTTGCCTACGCGACCCGCGCCGAAACCCGCCGGGAAGAGGTGATCGGGACGCTGTACGCCGCCTACGAACGCCGGCTCGACGAGTGTCATGCGCTGGATTTCGACGATCTGCTCGTCCGCGCCGTCCAACTGTTTCGCGATCATCCCCAGGTGCTCGCGGAGTACCAGGCACGCTTTGTGCACGTCCTGGTCGACGAATACCAGGATACGAACCACACGCAGTACGTGCTCGTCAATCTGCTGGCGCGGCGGCACCGCAACCTGTCCGTGGTCGGCGACGACGACCAGGCGATCTATCGGTGGCGGGGCGCTGACGTGCGGAACATCTTGGAGTTCGAGCGCGACTACCCGGAGGCCAAGGTCGTCACGCTCGAACAGAACTATCGATCCACCCAACGCATCCTTCGCGTCGCGTCTGCGGTGATCCGGCACAACCCTCACCGGCACGCAAAGACGTTGTGGACCGACAACGCCGAGGGCGACGCGGTGACGCTGTTCGAGGCCTGGGACGGCTACGAAGAGGCGCGGTACGTCGGGGAGCAGATTAAGGGGCACACCGCCGCGGGAGGGCGCGCGGGCGAGATCGCCGTGCTGTACCGCACGCACGCGCAGTCGCGACAGTTCGAGGAGATGTTCCTGCGGCTCGGCGTGCCGTATCGGATCGTCGGGGGACTCCGATTCTACGAGCGCGCGGAGGTCAAGGACATGCTCGCGTACCTCCGCGCGGCGTACAATCCTGCGGACGAGGCCAGTCTCCGCCGCGTCCTGAACGTGCCTCGCCGCGGCGTCGGCGACACGACCGTGCGGCGGCTCGAGGCGTGGGCGCGGGAGGAAGGCGTTTCGTTCTGGGACGCGCTTCGCAGGGCCGGAGAGGCCGGTGTGGCCGCCGCGGCGCGCCGCGCCGTGGAGGAGTTCGTCGGGGTCGTCGGACAGATCGCGGCGTTCGCCGCCGATCACCCGGCGAGCGAGGCCCTGGGCCGCGCGCTCGACCTCACCGGCTATCGCCGCGCGCTCGAGGCCGAAGGGACAGACGAAGCGTACGCCAGGCTGGAGAACCTGGATGAGCTTGCTGCGGTCGCCCAGGAGGTCGAGGAGATGACCGGGGACGCGTCGCTCGAGGCGCTCCTGCAGCACCTCGCGCTGATCACCGACGCGGACACGATCGACGCCCGCGCGGACCGGGTGACGTTGATGACCCTGCACAGCGCGAAGGGCCTTGAGTTTCCGGTCGTGGTGCTCGCCGGGCTCGAGGAAGGGTTGTTTCCCCACGCCCGGTCGCTCGAGGACCCGAAAGGGATGGAGGAGGAGCGCCGGCTCTGCTACGTCGGGATGACGCGCGCTCAATCCCGCCTGCTGCTGACCTATGCGCGGCAGCGGACCGTCTACGGCACCTCGCGGCCGAGCCTGCCGTCGCGCTTCCTCGCCGAGATCCCGGAGGACGCGATCGATCGGGGGACGTCTCCTCGCACGGCCACGAACGAATGGCCGGACGAAGACCGTCCGATCCCGGAGGTCGCCCTGGGGGACGTTGTGCGGCACAAAACGTTCGGCACCGGCCGGGTCCTCGAGGTGGACGGGGACGGGCCGCGCGCGATCATCACCGTCCGGTTCGACGCCGTGGGGACGAAGCGCCTCGC